The following are from one region of the Candidatus Obscuribacterales bacterium genome:
- a CDS encoding DNA-3-methyladenine glycosylase: MTSLLRSYTDDFYRRSTLLVARDLLGAQLCRKIGLKTVLSGPIVEVEAYTADDPACHASRGKTKRCEVMFGPPGHAYVYFIYGMYHCLNVVTEPDGTPGAVLIRAVGAEGTNGPGKLCREWEIDVKHNGSSLIEPGSDLWICPSTPLKDSEIAVSPRIGISSAQDRLWRFYVKDHPAVSGKKHVHKSYSARRK; encoded by the coding sequence ATGACCAGTTTGCTTCGGTCCTATACTGACGACTTCTATCGCCGTTCCACCTTGCTTGTGGCACGGGACCTTCTTGGCGCCCAATTATGCCGCAAAATAGGTCTTAAGACCGTCCTCAGTGGTCCTATCGTAGAGGTGGAGGCATATACGGCAGATGATCCTGCTTGCCATGCCTCTCGAGGAAAGACCAAGCGCTGTGAAGTCATGTTCGGTCCTCCGGGGCATGCTTACGTTTACTTCATCTATGGGATGTATCATTGCCTTAATGTCGTCACGGAGCCAGACGGTACTCCAGGAGCGGTTCTAATTCGAGCCGTTGGCGCCGAGGGCACAAATGGACCTGGTAAGCTTTGCCGTGAGTGGGAAATTGATGTTAAGCATAACGGCTCAAGCCTCATTGAGCCCGGGTCAGACTTATGGATATGCCCGTCAACACCTCTAAAAGATTCTGAAATTGCTGTGTCTCCCCGGATAGGAATATCGTCGGCGCAAGATAGACTCTGGCGATTTTATGTTAAAGACCATCCGGCTGTGTCCGGCAAAAAGCACGTTCACAAGTCTTACTCGGCAAGGAGAAAATAG
- the asnB gene encoding asparagine synthase (glutamine-hydrolyzing), which yields MCGIVGYFNLNGSPIGPDQGTLQAMCQTIHHRGPDERGMTTVGPAALGMTRLSIIDLATGQQPISNEDDSVWIVFNGEIYNFQELQKKVVAAGHKLKTHSDTETIVHLYEDYGIDCLQFLEGMFAFAIYDKNKDRLFIARDRMGEKPLHWGVFDGQLIFASELKAILAHPKSKKQLNSEALQKYLALEYVPAPLSMFEGIHKLMPGHYMVVENGQVTTKRYWLGKPEQQLENISEKEAEAKLIELLDTSAKLRLISDVPLGIFLSGGIDSSAITALAARHVDRLKTFSIGFADQSFDESSHAELVAKHVGTDHHTAIFSPQMALETLTELWQVLDEPMADASILPTFFLSKMTKKSVTVALSGEGGDELFGGYPTYQAHRMAGYWQAIPGILRKGILEPAINSLPVSHNNLSLDFKAKRFISSVDNKEDVRHYRWMGCMSIDKQLNLLKPEFSPLQTIDRLYGGLTDTPLLNGNGNRDVVSKIMLIDQITYLPDDLLVKSDRASMAASLEVRLPFLAYPVVEFARQLPVSFKLKGMKTKYLLKKALKSYLPESILNRPKKGFGIPTAKWLNKELASVVDELFSEKFVRQQGIFQYEQVKQLLDEHRSLKFDRRKELWTLMMFQWWWQKYFANKF from the coding sequence ATGTGTGGCATAGTTGGTTATTTCAACTTAAACGGAAGTCCCATTGGTCCTGACCAAGGGACGCTTCAAGCTATGTGCCAGACCATCCACCACCGTGGGCCGGATGAGCGTGGCATGACCACAGTAGGTCCAGCCGCTCTAGGCATGACACGCCTTTCTATCATCGACCTGGCAACTGGACAGCAGCCAATTTCCAATGAAGATGATTCTGTCTGGATTGTTTTTAACGGCGAAATTTACAACTTTCAAGAGTTGCAAAAGAAAGTTGTTGCAGCTGGTCACAAGTTAAAAACGCATTCCGATACAGAAACAATTGTCCACTTGTACGAAGACTACGGCATTGATTGTCTGCAGTTTTTGGAAGGCATGTTTGCTTTCGCCATCTACGACAAAAACAAAGATCGCTTGTTCATTGCTCGTGATCGCATGGGCGAAAAGCCGCTTCACTGGGGCGTTTTTGATGGTCAACTAATTTTTGCTTCCGAACTAAAAGCAATACTTGCCCATCCAAAATCAAAGAAGCAACTAAACAGCGAAGCTCTGCAAAAATATCTCGCTCTTGAGTATGTGCCTGCACCACTGAGCATGTTTGAAGGTATTCACAAGTTGATGCCTGGTCATTACATGGTCGTAGAAAATGGACAAGTAACAACCAAGCGTTATTGGCTCGGTAAACCTGAACAGCAGCTCGAGAACATTTCCGAGAAAGAAGCAGAAGCTAAACTTATTGAATTGCTGGATACTTCAGCAAAACTACGACTCATTTCCGATGTACCGCTAGGCATTTTCCTTTCAGGCGGTATCGATTCATCAGCAATTACTGCACTGGCTGCCCGCCATGTGGATCGTCTCAAAACATTTTCCATTGGCTTTGCCGATCAATCGTTTGATGAATCAAGCCATGCTGAACTTGTTGCCAAACACGTAGGCACAGATCACCACACGGCAATATTCTCCCCACAAATGGCGTTGGAGACTCTAACTGAACTCTGGCAAGTTTTAGATGAGCCGATGGCCGATGCTTCTATTTTGCCGACATTCTTCTTGTCAAAAATGACCAAGAAGTCAGTCACCGTAGCTCTGTCGGGCGAAGGCGGCGACGAATTATTCGGTGGTTACCCAACCTATCAGGCTCACCGCATGGCTGGATACTGGCAGGCAATTCCAGGCATCTTGCGCAAGGGAATTTTAGAGCCGGCAATTAACTCATTGCCTGTATCCCACAACAATCTAAGTCTCGACTTCAAAGCAAAACGCTTTATTTCCAGTGTGGACAACAAGGAAGATGTTCGTCACTATCGCTGGATGGGTTGCATGTCCATCGACAAACAACTAAACCTTCTCAAACCCGAATTTAGCCCACTGCAAACAATAGATCGCCTTTATGGCGGACTAACAGATACGCCACTTCTAAACGGCAATGGAAATAGAGATGTAGTAAGCAAGATAATGCTTATCGATCAAATCACTTATTTGCCGGATGATTTGCTTGTTAAATCAGATAGAGCATCCATGGCCGCTTCTTTGGAAGTGCGTTTGCCATTCTTGGCTTATCCGGTTGTGGAGTTTGCCCGTCAATTGCCGGTGTCATTTAAGCTAAAAGGCATGAAGACCAAATACTTGCTCAAGAAGGCACTCAAGTCCTATTTGCCGGAAAGTATTCTCAATCGCCCCAAGAAAGGTTTCGGCATTCCAACTGCCAAGTGGCTCAACAAAGAATTGGCTTCGGTTGTTGATGAGCTATTCAGTGAAAAGTTTGTCCGGCAGCAGGGCATTTTCCAATATGAACAGGTCAAGCAGCTGCTTGATGAACACCGCAGCTTGAAATTCGATCGACGTAAAGAACTGTGGACACTGATGATGTTCCAGTGGTGGTGGCAGAAGTATTTTGCCAATAAATTTTGA